In Polaribacter sp. L3A8, a genomic segment contains:
- the xylA gene encoding xylose isomerase, whose protein sequence is MANKEYFKGINKIQFEGKESDNPMAFKYYNPEQVVAGKKMKEWFKFSIAYWHTFCGQGGDPFGPGTQSFGWDKSTDAVQAAKDKADAAFEFINKIGFDYFCFHDYDLIQEGATFAESEARLNAITDYIKGKQAESGVKLLWGTANCFSNPRYMNGASTNPDFDVVARAGGQVKLALDATIKLGGENYVFWGGREGYMSLLNTDMGRELDHMGQFLTMARDYARAQGFKGSFFIEPKPMEPMKHQYDFDSATAIGFLKEYGLDKDFKMNIEVNHATLAQHTMQHEMAVAAKAGMLGSIDANRGDYQNGWDTDQFPNNIQEVTEAMLVFLEAGGLQGGGVNFDAKIRRNSTDMDDVFHAHIGGADTFARALITADKIMTSSSYNSLREKRYSSFDAGKGKDFEAGKLELKDLYNIAQENGELTLQSGKQELFENIINQHI, encoded by the coding sequence ATGGCAAATAAAGAATATTTTAAAGGAATCAACAAAATTCAATTCGAAGGTAAAGAGTCAGACAATCCAATGGCTTTTAAATACTACAACCCAGAACAAGTAGTAGCAGGTAAAAAGATGAAAGAATGGTTTAAATTCTCAATCGCTTATTGGCATACATTCTGTGGTCAAGGAGGAGATCCTTTTGGTCCAGGAACACAAAGTTTTGGTTGGGATAAATCTACAGACGCAGTACAAGCAGCAAAAGACAAAGCAGATGCCGCTTTTGAATTTATCAACAAAATAGGTTTTGATTATTTCTGTTTTCACGATTACGATTTAATTCAAGAAGGCGCAACCTTTGCAGAATCTGAAGCAAGATTAAATGCCATTACAGATTACATAAAAGGGAAACAAGCAGAAAGTGGTGTAAAATTATTATGGGGAACAGCCAACTGTTTTTCGAATCCACGTTATATGAATGGAGCTTCTACAAATCCAGATTTTGATGTAGTTGCCAGAGCAGGAGGTCAGGTTAAATTGGCTTTAGATGCTACTATTAAATTAGGTGGAGAGAATTATGTTTTTTGGGGAGGTAGAGAAGGTTACATGTCTTTATTAAACACAGATATGGGACGTGAGTTAGACCACATGGGGCAGTTTTTAACCATGGCAAGAGATTATGCTAGAGCACAAGGTTTTAAAGGATCTTTCTTTATTGAGCCTAAACCAATGGAGCCAATGAAACATCAATATGACTTTGATTCTGCAACTGCAATCGGATTCTTAAAAGAATATGGTTTAGACAAAGATTTTAAAATGAATATTGAGGTTAACCACGCAACTTTAGCACAACACACTATGCAGCACGAAATGGCTGTTGCTGCCAAAGCAGGCATGTTAGGAAGTATAGATGCAAACAGAGGAGATTACCAAAATGGTTGGGATACAGACCAGTTTCCAAACAACATACAAGAAGTTACAGAAGCAATGTTAGTTTTCTTAGAAGCAGGAGGTTTACAAGGTGGTGGCGTTAATTTTGATGCAAAAATCAGAAGAAATTCTACGGATATGGACGATGTTTTTCACGCACATATTGGTGGAGCAGATACATTTGCAAGAGCATTAATTACTGCAGATAAAATTATGACTTCTTCTTCTTATAATTCTTTAAGAGAAAAAAGATATAGTTCTTTTGATGCAGGAAAAGGAAAGGATTTTGAAGCAGGGAAATTAGAATTAAAAGACCTATACAACATTGCGCAAGAAAATGGGGAATTAACATTACAAAGTGGTAAACAAGAGTTGTTTGAGAATATTATCAATCAACATATATAA
- a CDS encoding xylulokinase, whose translation MYYLGLDIGSSSIKAALVEVETGKSLGVVQEPKEEMGMFAQKNGWAEQKPNDWWMHICNAITKLKKEYNISRTQIKGIGISYQMHGLVLVDKKGNPLRKSIIWCDSRAVAIGNNAFNEIGEEKCASHLLNSPANFTASKLKWVQENEPDIYSQIHKFMLPGDYVAYKFSNKINTTISGLSEGIFWDFKENTIADFLLTHYGINKNLVPDIVDTFGIQSLVDEKGEAESGIAAGTPIFYRAGDQPNNALSLNVFNPGEVAATGGTSGVVYAVTESLSGKESTRVNNFAHVNYTKSNPIIGKLLNINGAGIQYRWLLNNLAVDSYEEMNILASEIPVGSDGVCLIPFGNGAERMLNNKEIGTRIVNMNLNNHHKGHMCRAALEGIAFSFVYGMEIMKSDGIKPSVIRAGNDNLFRSEIFANTVATLIEQEIEIYNTTGAIGAARAANLHKGDFEAFGKVIMDNDHVMTFMPFKDQKPYLEAYNNWKKELELVLKNQ comes from the coding sequence TTGTATTATTTAGGATTAGATATTGGGAGTTCTTCTATAAAAGCGGCTTTGGTAGAAGTAGAAACGGGAAAGAGTTTAGGAGTTGTACAAGAACCTAAAGAAGAAATGGGGATGTTTGCTCAAAAAAATGGTTGGGCAGAACAAAAACCAAACGATTGGTGGATGCATATTTGCAATGCAATTACAAAGCTAAAAAAAGAATACAATATAAGTAGAACTCAAATTAAAGGGATTGGTATTTCGTATCAAATGCACGGTTTGGTTTTAGTAGATAAAAAAGGAAATCCACTTCGTAAAAGTATTATTTGGTGCGATAGTAGAGCCGTTGCAATAGGAAACAATGCATTTAATGAGATTGGCGAAGAAAAATGTGCTTCACATTTATTAAACTCACCAGCAAATTTTACCGCATCTAAATTAAAATGGGTACAAGAAAATGAACCAGATATCTACAGTCAGATTCATAAATTTATGTTGCCTGGAGATTATGTAGCTTATAAATTTTCAAACAAAATAAATACCACTATTTCTGGTTTATCAGAAGGTATTTTTTGGGATTTCAAAGAAAACACAATTGCAGATTTTCTTTTAACACATTATGGTATCAATAAAAATTTGGTGCCAGATATCGTAGACACCTTTGGTATTCAGTCTTTAGTAGATGAAAAAGGAGAAGCAGAAAGCGGAATCGCTGCTGGGACTCCAATTTTTTATAGAGCAGGAGATCAACCAAATAATGCATTGTCATTAAATGTATTTAATCCAGGCGAAGTTGCTGCAACAGGTGGTACATCTGGTGTTGTATATGCAGTTACAGAAAGTTTATCAGGAAAAGAAAGCACTCGTGTAAATAATTTTGCACACGTAAATTATACAAAATCCAATCCAATAATCGGGAAACTTTTAAATATCAACGGAGCCGGAATTCAGTACCGTTGGCTGTTAAATAATCTAGCTGTAGACTCTTATGAAGAGATGAATATTTTAGCATCAGAAATTCCTGTAGGTTCAGATGGCGTTTGCTTAATTCCTTTTGGTAACGGAGCAGAACGCATGCTAAACAACAAAGAAATTGGTACCAGAATTGTAAACATGAATCTAAATAACCATCACAAAGGGCATATGTGTAGAGCTGCCTTAGAAGGTATTGCTTTTTCATTTGTGTACGGTATGGAAATCATGAAATCAGACGGAATTAAGCCTAGCGTTATTAGAGCAGGAAACGACAATTTATTCCGTTCAGAAATATTTGCAAACACGGTAGCAACCTTAATAGAGCAAGAAATTGAAATCTATAATACAACCGGAGCTATTGGTGCGGCAAGAGCAGCAAATTTACACAAAGGCGATTTCGAAGCTTTCGGAAAAGTAATTATGGACAATGACCATGTTATGACTTTTATGCCTTTTAAAGACCAAAAACCTTATTTAGAGGCTTATAACAACTGGAAAAAAGAATTAGAACTTGTTTTAAAAAATCAATAA
- a CDS encoding Arm DNA-binding domain-containing protein yields the protein MKAVLRKKVNSQKLYPIPLRIIKDRKATFIFIGQYIKQIDRDNKNCAVKKSHPDFLYSNQLILNKKSDANKKLIDAEMEVNYH from the coding sequence ATTAAAGCAGTTTTAAGAAAAAAAGTAAATTCTCAAAAATTATATCCTATTCCACTTAGGATTATAAAGGATAGAAAAGCTACTTTTATTTTTATTGGTCAATATATAAAACAAATTGACAGGGATAATAAAAATTGTGCTGTTAAAAAGTCTCATCCTGATTTTTTATATAGCAATCAACTTATTTTAAATAAAAAGTCTGATGCCAATAAAAAATTAATTGATGCTGAGATGGAAGTTAATTATCATTAG
- a CDS encoding tyrosine-type recombinase/integrase gives MTYPTIFLEQKTHRKELRLLLKFYYNNTLIEVTRKLDGAQWSKTLHSWHVKYSEENLALVLKNFKDLTNINLDKLPKKGLFKRNLTTEEKKLLNNFYLFLKGKRYSKSTIQTYTFFVADFVNFHTKKTLEELTNRDVELFIEKVFIERNYSVSSQRQFISALKIFIIFYPHTKINNLVLERPKKSRKLPSVLSQEEVLAIIQITQNLKHRAILALIYSCGLRISELINLKLTDFYLERKQLIVKNGKGRKDRYVSLADSFLPLLTNYYHSYKPKIYFVEGQNEGKYSTESVRQFLRRSCLKANIKKVVTPTHTAT, from the coding sequence TTGACATATCCAACAATATTTTTAGAACAAAAAACTCATAGAAAAGAACTTCGACTACTTTTAAAGTTTTATTACAACAATACACTTATTGAAGTAACAAGAAAATTAGATGGTGCTCAATGGAGTAAAACGCTACATAGTTGGCACGTTAAGTACAGTGAAGAAAACTTAGCTCTTGTTCTAAAAAATTTTAAAGATTTAACAAATATAAATTTAGACAAACTTCCTAAAAAAGGTTTGTTTAAGAGAAATTTAACCACTGAAGAAAAGAAACTTCTTAATAATTTTTATCTTTTTTTAAAAGGAAAGAGATATAGTAAAAGTACAATACAAACTTATACTTTTTTTGTTGCTGATTTTGTTAATTTCCATACAAAAAAAACTTTAGAAGAACTTACCAATAGAGATGTGGAACTTTTTATTGAAAAAGTATTTATTGAACGTAATTATTCTGTTAGTTCTCAAAGACAGTTTATTAGTGCGTTAAAAATTTTTATTATTTTTTATCCGCACACAAAAATTAACAACCTTGTATTAGAAAGACCTAAAAAATCTAGAAAACTCCCAAGTGTATTATCGCAAGAAGAAGTTTTAGCTATTATACAAATTACTCAGAATTTAAAACATAGAGCTATTTTGGCTTTAATTTATTCTTGCGGATTACGTATAAGCGAGCTTATTAATTTAAAGTTAACCGATTTCTATTTAGAAAGAAAACAACTTATTGTAAAAAACGGAAAAGGGAGAAAAGACAGATATGTTAGTTTAGCTGATAGTTTTTTACCACTATTAACTAACTATTACCATTCTTACAAGCCCAAGATCTACTTTGTTGAAGGACAAAATGAAGGAAAATATAGTACAGAAAGTGTACGTCAGTTTTTAAGGAGAAGTTGTTTAAAAGCAAATATTAAAAAAGTTGTAACCCCCACACACACTGCGACATAG
- a CDS encoding type II toxin-antitoxin system RelE/ParE family toxin: MKPKFEVVFLEQAIDFMSKLDSKAKKKIYYNLDKAKLENDPKLFKKLADGIWEFRTLYKGIQYRLFAFWDKTDKTETLVLSTHGMIKKVSKVPKSEIEKALKIRAEYFDE; this comes from the coding sequence ATGAAACCAAAATTTGAAGTAGTATTTCTTGAACAAGCAATTGACTTTATGTCCAAATTAGACTCGAAAGCTAAAAAGAAAATCTATTACAATTTAGACAAAGCGAAACTTGAAAATGACCCAAAACTGTTTAAGAAATTAGCAGATGGTATTTGGGAATTTAGGACGCTTTATAAAGGAATTCAATACAGACTATTTGCTTTTTGGGACAAAACTGACAAAACAGAAACACTTGTTTTATCAACACACGGAATGATTAAAAAAGTGAGTAAAGTTCCCAAATCGGAAATTGAAAAAGCATTGAAAATTAGAGCAGAATATTTTGACGAATAA
- a CDS encoding helix-turn-helix domain-containing protein, translating into MKMMTLDQMKDKDIGKVGTPERDKYEFDLRMEVLGDMIKSVRKERKLTQEQLGELIGVQKSQISKLERNTKNVTIETILKVFKALKANVKFSVEMNEFDFKVA; encoded by the coding sequence ATGAAAATGATGACTCTTGACCAAATGAAAGACAAGGACATCGGAAAAGTCGGAACACCTGAACGAGACAAATACGAATTTGACTTGCGAATGGAAGTACTTGGTGATATGATAAAATCTGTTCGTAAAGAACGAAAATTAACTCAAGAACAACTTGGAGAATTAATTGGAGTTCAAAAATCACAAATCTCTAAATTGGAACGTAATACAAAGAATGTAACCATCGAGACAATTTTAAAAGTATTTAAAGCACTAAAAGCGAATGTGAAATTTAGTGTTGAAATGAATGAATTTGATTTCAAAGTGGCATAA